A single Actinomadura algeriensis DNA region contains:
- a CDS encoding long-chain fatty acid--CoA ligase, which yields MIQSTMQDFPLSVAAILRHGARVYGHSECVTWTGGGTPKRATFAEVAANAERLAAALTRLGVRPGHRVATFQWNDQEHLEAYFAVPAMGAVLHTLNIRLFPEQLSHIINHADDQVVIVDDSLVPLLARVVHELPAVEAFVVVGDGDAAPLERNGNGAPVLRYHDLLAAEEPGFAWPEVDERAAACMCYTSGTTGDPKGVVYSHRSTFLHAMAVQSASLVGITEADRVLAIVPMFHVNAWGLPYGAFLSGATLHMPGPFMQAEHLTAFIEAERSTLASAVPTIWNAILAHGERHELDLSSLRSGTSGGAAAPRVLLERFEERYGLRIIQGWGMTETSPLGGMAFPPPGVEPGTAEDVDWRMKSGRIAAGVEMRIVDADGAELPWDGEAVGEIEVRGPWITGAYHRDPAPEKFHDGWLRTGDIGTIDDLGFYQITDRVKDVIKSGGEWISSVELENHLMAHPAIAEAAVIGIPDARWDERPLACVVLRPDASATAAELAEFLGDKVARWQVPENWTFIDEIPKTTVGKWDKKPLRARHAEAELKVERVEKS from the coding sequence ATGATCCAGAGCACGATGCAGGACTTCCCCCTGTCGGTCGCCGCGATCCTGCGGCACGGGGCGCGGGTCTACGGCCACAGCGAGTGCGTGACGTGGACCGGCGGCGGGACGCCGAAGCGGGCCACCTTCGCCGAGGTCGCCGCGAACGCCGAACGGCTCGCGGCGGCCCTCACCCGGCTCGGCGTGCGCCCCGGCCACCGGGTGGCGACGTTCCAGTGGAACGACCAGGAGCACCTGGAGGCGTACTTCGCGGTGCCCGCCATGGGCGCCGTGCTGCACACGCTGAACATCCGGCTGTTCCCCGAGCAGCTGTCGCACATCATCAACCACGCCGACGACCAGGTGGTGATCGTCGACGACAGCCTCGTCCCGCTGCTGGCCCGCGTCGTCCACGAACTCCCCGCCGTGGAGGCGTTCGTGGTGGTCGGCGACGGCGACGCGGCGCCGCTCGAGCGCAACGGCAACGGCGCGCCCGTGCTGCGCTACCACGACCTGCTCGCCGCCGAGGAGCCCGGTTTCGCGTGGCCCGAGGTGGACGAGCGCGCGGCCGCGTGCATGTGCTACACCAGCGGCACCACCGGCGACCCCAAGGGCGTCGTGTACTCGCACCGGTCCACGTTCCTGCACGCGATGGCCGTCCAGTCGGCGTCGCTCGTCGGCATCACCGAGGCCGACCGGGTGCTGGCGATCGTCCCGATGTTCCACGTCAACGCGTGGGGCCTGCCGTACGGGGCGTTCCTGTCCGGCGCGACGCTGCACATGCCCGGCCCGTTCATGCAGGCCGAGCACCTGACGGCGTTCATCGAGGCCGAGCGCAGCACGCTCGCCTCCGCCGTCCCGACGATCTGGAACGCGATCCTCGCGCACGGCGAGCGGCACGAGCTGGACCTGTCCTCGCTGCGGTCGGGCACGTCCGGCGGCGCCGCCGCGCCCCGCGTCCTGCTGGAGCGCTTCGAGGAGCGCTACGGCCTGCGGATCATCCAGGGCTGGGGGATGACCGAGACCAGCCCGCTCGGCGGCATGGCGTTCCCGCCGCCCGGCGTGGAGCCCGGCACCGCCGAGGACGTCGACTGGCGGATGAAGTCGGGCCGCATCGCCGCCGGCGTCGAGATGCGGATCGTGGACGCCGACGGCGCGGAACTGCCGTGGGACGGCGAGGCCGTCGGCGAGATCGAGGTGCGCGGCCCGTGGATCACCGGCGCCTACCACCGCGACCCGGCGCCGGAGAAGTTCCACGACGGCTGGCTGCGCACCGGCGACATCGGCACCATCGACGACCTCGGCTTCTACCAGATCACCGACCGGGTCAAGGACGTGATCAAGTCCGGCGGCGAGTGGATCTCCTCCGTCGAGCTGGAGAACCACCTCATGGCCCACCCGGCGATCGCGGAGGCCGCCGTCATCGGGATCCCGGACGCCCGCTGGGACGAGCGCCCGCTCGCCTGCGTCGTCCTGCGGCCGGACGCGTCCGCGACCGCCGCCGAACTCGCGGAGTTCCTCGGTGACAAGGTCGCCCGCTGGCAGGTCCCGGAGAACTGGACCTTTATCGACGAAATTCCCAAGACCACCGTCGGGAAATGGGACAAGAAGCCGCTGCGGGCCCGCCACGCCGAAGCGGAACTGAAAGTGGAGCGCGTCGAAAAGAGCTGA
- a CDS encoding DeoR/GlpR family DNA-binding transcription regulator — MYAEERQQAILALARSKGRVDVVALAEEFSVTTETIRRDLTVLERAGTIRRVHGGAMPVERLGFEPELAARDAVMTEEKQRIAKAALAELPAEGSIIVDAGTTTARFVQLLPADRELTVIVNSPPHAAVLAARPNLTVIILGGRVRPRTLATVDDWVLRPLADLWVDVAFMATNGCSVERGLTTSDQAEAAVKRAMLASSRRRVLLADRTKIGHDHLVRFGDVSDMDVLITDTGLDTDLAADLAAAGPEIVRA; from the coding sequence ATGTACGCCGAGGAACGACAGCAGGCGATCCTTGCCCTGGCCCGCTCGAAGGGACGGGTGGACGTCGTCGCGCTCGCCGAGGAGTTCTCGGTGACGACCGAGACGATCCGGCGCGACCTGACCGTGCTGGAGCGGGCCGGGACGATCCGGCGGGTGCACGGCGGCGCGATGCCGGTCGAGCGGCTCGGCTTCGAGCCGGAGCTGGCCGCGCGGGACGCGGTGATGACCGAGGAGAAGCAGCGGATCGCGAAGGCCGCGCTCGCCGAGCTGCCCGCCGAGGGCTCGATCATCGTGGACGCCGGCACGACCACCGCCCGGTTCGTCCAGCTGCTGCCGGCCGACCGCGAGCTGACCGTGATCGTCAACTCGCCGCCGCACGCCGCGGTGCTCGCCGCCCGCCCGAACCTCACGGTGATCATCCTGGGCGGGCGGGTGCGCCCCCGGACGCTGGCCACGGTGGACGACTGGGTGCTGCGGCCCCTCGCGGACCTGTGGGTGGACGTGGCGTTCATGGCGACGAACGGCTGCTCGGTGGAGCGCGGTCTGACCACGTCCGATCAGGCGGAGGCGGCGGTGAAGCGGGCGATGCTCGCCTCGTCGCGGCGGCGGGTGCTGCTCGCCGACCGCACCAAGATCGGGCACGACCATCTGGTGCGGTTCGGGGACGTGTCCGACATGGACGTCCTGATCACCGACACCGGCCTGGACACCGACCTCGCCGCCGACCTGGCCGCCGCGGGCCCGGAGATCGTCCGCGCCTGA
- a CDS encoding HPr family phosphocarrier protein, whose amino-acid sequence MPERTVVLGSAQGLHARPAKIFVQEAARQPVPVFIRIGDRAPVPAGGLLGVLSLGAGPGAEVILSADGEGADAVLDELAALLARDLDAEPGAPSGAAP is encoded by the coding sequence ATGCCCGAACGGACCGTGGTCCTCGGCTCGGCGCAGGGCCTGCACGCCCGCCCGGCGAAGATCTTCGTGCAGGAGGCGGCGCGGCAGCCCGTCCCGGTGTTCATCCGGATCGGGGACCGCGCCCCGGTCCCGGCGGGCGGCCTGCTCGGCGTGCTGTCGCTGGGCGCCGGGCCGGGCGCGGAGGTGATCCTGTCGGCGGACGGCGAGGGCGCCGACGCCGTCCTGGACGAGCTGGCCGCGCTGCTCGCCCGCGACCTCGACGCCGAGCCCGGCGCCCCGTCGGGCGCGGCGCCCTGA
- a CDS encoding zinc-dependent dehydrogenase yields the protein MKVARFHAPGDIRLEDAPEPEPGPGELKIRVRNCSACGTDVKISRFGHHHIVPPRVMGHEIAGEVVAAGPGADGWAAGDRVQVIAAIPCGECAECRRGRMTVCSAQESMGYHYDGAFAQYMIVPAKVLAVDGVNRIPDGVSFAEASVAEPLACVLNGQELAGVGEGDDVVVFGSGPVGCLHVRVARARGAARVFLVEVNAERLERSAAMVKPDAAIDAGASDVVAEILGLTGGRGADVAITAAASGAAQETAQRLVAPGGRVSLFGGLPKDAPVISVDANRVHYRELSLVGANGSSPAHNARALDLIASGAVPVDDLITHRLPLDDLHEALDLVTRGAAIKVTIEP from the coding sequence TCCGCGTGCGGAACTGCTCCGCCTGCGGGACGGACGTGAAGATCTCCAGGTTCGGGCATCACCACATCGTCCCGCCGCGGGTGATGGGGCACGAGATCGCCGGGGAGGTCGTCGCGGCCGGGCCCGGCGCGGACGGCTGGGCGGCGGGCGACCGCGTCCAGGTCATCGCCGCGATCCCGTGCGGGGAGTGCGCCGAGTGCCGGCGCGGCCGGATGACGGTGTGCTCCGCGCAGGAGTCGATGGGCTACCACTACGACGGCGCGTTCGCCCAGTACATGATCGTCCCGGCGAAGGTGCTCGCGGTGGACGGGGTGAACCGGATCCCGGACGGCGTGTCGTTCGCCGAGGCGTCGGTGGCCGAGCCGCTCGCGTGCGTCCTCAACGGGCAGGAGCTCGCGGGGGTCGGCGAGGGCGACGACGTGGTCGTGTTCGGGTCCGGCCCGGTGGGCTGCCTGCACGTGCGGGTGGCGCGGGCGCGCGGCGCGGCGCGGGTTTTCCTCGTCGAGGTCAACGCCGAGCGGCTGGAGCGGTCGGCGGCGATGGTGAAGCCGGACGCGGCGATCGACGCGGGCGCGTCCGACGTCGTCGCCGAAATCCTGGGCCTGACGGGCGGGCGCGGCGCCGACGTGGCGATCACCGCTGCGGCCTCGGGCGCGGCGCAGGAGACGGCGCAGCGGCTGGTGGCGCCCGGCGGGCGGGTCAGCCTGTTCGGCGGGCTGCCGAAGGACGCGCCGGTCATCTCCGTGGACGCGAACCGGGTGCACTACCGGGAGCTGAGCCTGGTCGGCGCGAACGGGTCCAGCCCCGCCCACAACGCCCGCGCGCTGGACCTGATCGCCTCCGGTGCCGTCCCGGTCGACGACCTGATCACGCACCGGCTGCCCCTGGACGACCTGCACGAGGCGCTCGACCTGGTCACCCGGGGCGCCGCCATCAAGGTGACCATCGAACCCTGA